In the genome of Montipora foliosa isolate CH-2021 chromosome 3, ASM3666993v2, whole genome shotgun sequence, one region contains:
- the LOC137996670 gene encoding cell growth regulator with EF hand domain protein 1-like, with product MSVVSLTPWLRELPVAARVEMQVSQRMQMIAFSTLLFFIYSSVNTQAHAENVVENGGEVGEDDSEFHDKMSHERRHLLAHLADRMDLDGEGLRHIQKHLGEQTLNAEESKDLKDVADGDNSKGIFYFFKFHDYDNNEKLDGLEWMQALTDFHQEDEENKGEFKEGGKVFLEHEAEAIIDELLSKHDKNDDGMIDFFELMNSKVESLMTDLDKLQPGESEDHTGEEHTQNAEEQSSLEQEFNQLQQNNEQTNDQGSQEDQQHNEHQQNDEQQVQDNQQQEENNEQEQNSEKNVENQETNDQEQKQNEPSSLEEEYNRQQQQP from the exons ATGAGCGTCGTATCACTCACTCCTTGGCTCAGAGAGCTTCCAGTTGCGGCGCGAGTAGAAATGCAGGTTTCTCAAAGAATGCAGATGATTGCATTTTCGACGTTGCTTTTCTTCATTTACTCATCGGTTAATACCCAGGCACATGCAGAAAATGTGGTGGAAAATGGCGGAGAAGTCGGCGAAGATGATTCAGAATTCCATGACAAAATGTCCCATGAACGAAG ACATTTGCTGGCCCACCTAGCCGACAGAATGGACTTAGACGGTGAAGGACTAAG ACATATTCAGAAGCATTTAGGTGAACAAACTTTGAATGCTGAGGAGAGCAAAGATCTAAAAGATGTTGCTGATGGTGATAACTCTAAAG GTatcttttatttcttcaaatttcaTGATTATGACAATAACGAAAAGCTTGATGGCCTTGAGTGGATGCAAGCATTGACAGACTTTCACCAAGAAGATGAGGAGAACAAAGGAGAATTTAAGGAGGGAGGCAAAGTGTTCCTTGAGCATGAAGCAGAGGCTATCATCGATGAACTTCTAAGTAAACATGATAAAAATGATGATGGGATGATTGACTTTTTCGAATTGATGAACTCTAAAGTTGAGTCCCTAATGACGGACTTGGACAAACTCCAACCAGGGGAAAGTGAAGATCACACTGGAGAGGAACATACACAAAATGCTGAAGAACAGTCATCGCTAGAGCAAGAATTCAATCAACTGCAACAGAACAATGAACAAACAAATGACCAAGGATCACAGGAAGACCAACAACACAATGAGCATCAACAGAATGACGAACAGCAGGTGCAGGACAaccaacaacaagaagaaaataatgaaCAAGAACAGAATAGTGAAAAAAATGTGGAGAACCAAGAAACAAATGACCaggaacaaaagcaaaatgaacCTAGTTCATTGGAAGAAGAATACAATAGGCAACAGCAACAGCCATAA
- the LOC137996669 gene encoding 5'-nucleotidase-like gives MFAFLFLLVVSSANGFSLTVLHTNDNHGRIEETDTHGFLCFPNDAQAGRCFGGMARRATMIKRIRAREKNVLLLCGGDVLTGTPWYKVYRGNASRKFMNELGYNAMALGNHEFDDGIDNLVSFLSGLNFTVVSSNLNVSHEPKWPRSPPLFVRSKVLEVGGQKIGIVGYVLKSTRLYTWPGPGPNIKFLSEVESVRSAVKELQRQNINKIIAVGHSGIEVDKQVATEVDGVDIVVGGHSNTFLYKGTPPSTETPYGSYPLVITPKSNPNLKALVVQDFAYGKYLGHLKVEFDENGNVISWSGNPILLNNSVPKDSVILQQVLQMKTEVAKMTEVKVGSSFVFLNGSDCMWKECNLGNVITDAFVFHYANQSANDVQWTDASIAVQHGGSIPASIPVSAQDNVTYGHIANIVPYKALVTVDVVELKGRDMLQLFERLASKFDGKNPSDSFLQVSGLQITYDIAKTPGKRVVDFKVRCAACQVPAFEPLDKSAVYKVILTSMLARNSFVKEKRLSHRVGITDDMAIVNYFKARSPVTTGVEGRITFADTKVCGGAKSLQTLNMLLAPIIIAQLVVYYVV, from the exons ATGTTTGCGTTCTTGTTTTTACTTGTTGTCTCTTCGGCCAATGGATTTTCTCTCACGGTTTTGCATACGAACGATAACCACGGTCGTATTGAAGAAACGGACACTCACGGCTTCTTGTGTTTTCCAAACGATGCACAAGCAGGGAGGTGTTTTGGAGGAATGGCGCGCAGAGCTACCATGATAAAACGAATTAGAGCTCGGGAGAAGAATGTGCTGCTGTTGTGTGGCGGTGATGTCTTGACTGGAACACCATGGTATAAAGTTTACCGCGGTAATGCCTCGAGGAAATTCATGAACGAGCTTGGCTACAATGCAATG GCCCTTGGAAATCACGAGTTTGATGACGGCATCGATAACCTGGTGTCCTTCCTAAGCGGACTGAATTTCACAGTTGTGTCTTCAAATCTGAATGTCAGCCATGAACCAAAGTGGCCCCGCTCCCCTCCCCTGTTCGTCAGGTCTAAAGTTCTTGAAGTGGGAGGACAGAAGATAGGCATTGTGGGATATGTTTTAAAGAGTACTCGACT GTATACGTGGCCCGGTCCAGGACCGAATATCAAGTTCCTCTCTGAGGTGGAGTCTGTCAGAAGTGCTGTTAAAGAGCTTCAGAGACAAAACATCAACAAGATTATAGCTGTTGGTCACTCAGGGATTGAGGTGGACAAACAAGTTGCAACAGAAGTGGATGGAGTTGATATAGTGGTGGGAGGACACTCAAATACATTCCTTTACAAAG GTACACCTCCTTCTACAGAGACCCCGTATGGGTCATATCCTCTAGTGATAACACCCAAAAGTAACCCAAACTTGAAGGCCTTGGTTGTCCAGGACTTTGCATATGGCAAATATCTTGGTCATCTGAAAGTTGAATTTGACGAAAATGGCAATGTGATCTCGTGGTCTGGCAACCCCATACTTCTCAATAATTCAGTGCCCAAAGATTCAGTGATTCTTCAACAAGTCCTCCAGATGAAAACTGAGGTGGCAAAGATGACGGAG GTCAAAGTGGGTTccagttttgttttcctcaATGGAAGTGATTGCATGTGGAAGGAGTGCAACTTAGGGAATGTTATTACCGATGCCTTTGTGTTCCATTATGCTAATCAATCGGCAAATGATGTTCAGTGGACGGATGCGAGTATTGCAGTGCAGCATGGTGGAAGCATACCTGCATCTATTCCTGTCAGTGCTCAAG ATAATGTCACATATGGTCATATCGCTAACATTGTCCCGTACAAGGCTCTTGTCACAGTGGATGTTGTAGAGTTGAAAGGTCGCGACATGCTCCAGTTATTTGAACGACTGGCATCAAAATTCGACGGAAAAAATCCTAGTGACTCATTCCTGCAAGTCTCAG GTCTCCAAATAACGTACGACATCGCAAAGACTCCTGGTAAAAGAGTCGTAGACTTTAAAGTTCGCTGTGCCGCCTGCCAAGTCCCTGCTTTTGAGCCACTCGATAAATCAGCCGTGTACAAGGTAATCCTGACATCAATGTTGGCGCGCAATAGTTTTGTCAAGGAGAAGAGATTGTCTCATCGAGTTGGTATTACAGACGACATGGCAATTGTGAACTATTTCAAGGCCAGGTCCCCCGTTACGACTGGAGTGGAGGGCAGAATCACCTTCGCAGACACGAAAGTATGTGGTGGCGCTAAGAGCCTTCAGACTTTGAATATGCTATTGGCACCTATCATAATCGCACAATTAGTAGTATACTATGTGGTTTGA